In a single window of the Candidatus Methylomirabilis sp. genome:
- a CDS encoding response regulator, which yields MSTDAMKIVLVIDDDPTMIEMVKDFLESHGYHVIPARNGQEALGKAEISKPDVLIVDVMMPGMDGYETCRHLKQDARLSGVPIIMFTAGTDPKFHERAFAAGADFCLAKPFEIDRFLNVVRMAAAKKAKPATAS from the coding sequence ATGTCCACCGATGCGATGAAGATCGTGCTCGTCATTGACGATGACCCGACGATGATCGAGATGGTGAAGGATTTCCTGGAGAGCCACGGCTATCATGTGATCCCGGCCAGAAACGGACAGGAGGCGCTCGGCAAGGCCGAGATCTCCAAACCCGACGTGCTCATCGTCGACGTCATGATGCCGGGGATGGACGGCTACGAGACGTGCCGTCACCTGAAGCAGGACGCCCGGCTGAGCGGGGTGCCCATCATCATGTTTACGGCGGGCACCGACCCCAAGTTCCACGAGCGAGCGTTTGCGGCCGGAGCCGACTTCTGCCTCGCCAAGCCCTTCGAGATCGACCGGTTCCTGAACGTGGTCCGCATGGCCGCGGCCAAGAAGGCGAAGCCCGCGACCGCCTCCTGA